A single Herpetosiphonaceae bacterium DNA region contains:
- a CDS encoding lysylphosphatidylglycerol synthase transmembrane domain-containing protein — MSTSKVYTGENEEPVVPEEPTDEVAERGFSLKERMLNPRSLISIAIAVAIIIFVFRGFDINLAETWQQMRKVNPALYLLAFATFYLTFPIRALRWRILLRNANFPVDEGRHSWASLPALTEYIGLSWFANCVVPAKLGDAYRGYLLKHNGDVSFSRSFGTIFAERLLDMIVLFALLVASGWSVFGTRLPSSARYVFIFGLFLVIVIVTGLAAMRFLSPLIRRIIPSRLERVYGSFEAGTLGSLKARSLPLLFFLTSLVWMGESLRLFLVIEAMGGLHLNLLSVIFVALMGSLLTTVPATPGGLGLVEGGIIGVLSSPLFGVPIAIASAVAVLDRVINYWSIVIFGFVLYLFSKRK; from the coding sequence ATGAGCACATCGAAAGTGTACACAGGTGAAAACGAAGAGCCGGTCGTGCCGGAGGAGCCGACCGACGAGGTTGCCGAGCGTGGTTTTTCGCTCAAAGAGCGGATGCTCAATCCGCGCTCGCTGATCAGCATCGCGATTGCGGTCGCGATCATTATCTTCGTTTTCCGTGGATTCGATATTAACCTGGCGGAGACATGGCAGCAGATGCGCAAGGTCAATCCGGCGCTCTACCTGTTGGCCTTCGCGACGTTCTATCTGACGTTTCCGATCCGCGCGCTGCGCTGGCGCATCCTGCTACGCAACGCCAACTTTCCGGTCGACGAGGGCCGCCACTCGTGGGCCTCGCTGCCAGCGCTGACGGAGTATATCGGGCTGTCGTGGTTTGCCAACTGCGTGGTGCCCGCCAAGCTGGGCGACGCCTATCGCGGCTACCTGCTCAAGCACAACGGAGATGTCTCGTTCTCGCGCTCGTTCGGCACGATCTTCGCGGAGCGGCTGCTCGACATGATCGTGCTCTTCGCGCTGCTGGTCGCGTCGGGCTGGAGCGTCTTCGGCACGCGGCTGCCGTCGAGCGCGCGGTATGTCTTCATCTTCGGCCTGTTCCTGGTGATCGTGATCGTCACCGGGCTGGCGGCGATGCGCTTTCTCAGCCCGCTGATCCGGCGGATCATCCCGTCGCGATTGGAGCGCGTCTACGGCTCGTTCGAGGCGGGCACGCTCGGCTCGCTCAAAGCACGCAGCCTGCCGCTGCTCTTCTTTCTGACCTCGCTGGTGTGGATGGGCGAGTCGCTGCGGCTCTTTCTGGTGATCGAGGCGATGGGCGGGCTGCACCTCAATCTGCTGTCGGTGATCTTCGTGGCGCTGATGGGCTCGCTGCTGACGACCGTGCCCGCGACGCCGGGCGGCCTGGGATTGGTCGAAGGCGGGATCATCGGCGTGCTCAGCTCGCCGCTGTTTGGCGTGCCGATAGCGATTGCCAGCGCGGTCGCGGTGCTCGACCGGGTGATCAACTACTGGAGCATCGTGATCTTCGGCTTCGTGCTGTATCTCTTCTCGAAGCGGAAGTAG
- a CDS encoding O-antigen ligase family protein, which produces MTTLSGSRVGHGWSRSLLLTIPIALLVVALAVLPLWIAAALVGGLLVVTLTIVEPAFGLYAAILSVPVQEVVHLPAGLTVTQAVVLLAFSTWMLRVLAHPERRLGLRLLAPWLIFLGVQLASIAFTPYSRLDGVLQFARWVASFLAFVLTLGTITDRRRAWGLLIVLLLGPTIAALIGLYQFVTASAPASFLILGGRFARAYATFGKPNPFAGYLNMGWPLAVALAGFFIGKRRSEFHVPGSTFQVSSSRFSVLGSWFLVPVFAGFAFLLLAGLFASYSRGGWIGAIVGVGVLALVAGRRTAGMAGLVVIVGLLVGLLGAFSALPVALTDRLQTITNNLRIFDAGQVSVTPENFAIVERMAHWQAGWRMYRAYPLFGVGVGNYNVAYPDFFVAPWSISQGHAHNYYIHTLAESGIFGLLSYLLLIGAMTREALRARWRLPGTAWGAAAVGVCGIIAAVAGHNVFENLHVLNMGIQLSGVWALAIIAQRWADDTERAT; this is translated from the coding sequence ACGCTCAGCGGCTCACGAGTAGGGCATGGCTGGTCCAGATCGCTCCTGCTGACGATCCCGATCGCGCTGCTGGTCGTCGCGCTGGCGGTGCTGCCGCTGTGGATCGCGGCGGCGCTCGTCGGCGGGCTGCTCGTGGTGACGCTGACGATCGTCGAGCCTGCGTTTGGCCTGTACGCCGCGATCCTCTCGGTTCCGGTGCAGGAGGTAGTGCATCTTCCGGCGGGGCTGACAGTCACGCAGGCGGTGGTGCTGCTGGCCTTCAGCACGTGGATGCTGCGGGTGCTGGCGCATCCTGAGCGGCGGCTTGGCCTGCGGCTGCTCGCGCCGTGGCTGATCTTCCTGGGCGTGCAGCTCGCCTCGATCGCGTTCACGCCCTACTCGCGCCTCGATGGCGTGCTCCAGTTCGCGCGCTGGGTGGCGTCGTTCCTGGCATTCGTGCTGACGCTCGGCACCATCACCGACCGGCGACGGGCCTGGGGTCTGCTGATCGTGCTGCTGCTGGGGCCGACGATCGCGGCGCTGATCGGGCTGTACCAGTTCGTCACGGCCTCCGCGCCCGCCAGCTTTTTGATCCTGGGCGGTCGCTTCGCCCGCGCCTACGCCACCTTCGGCAAGCCCAACCCGTTCGCAGGCTACCTCAACATGGGCTGGCCGCTGGCGGTTGCGCTGGCGGGATTTTTTATCGGCAAGCGGCGATCCGAGTTCCACGTTCCAGGTTCCACGTTCCAGGTTTCGAGTTCTCGGTTCTCGGTTCTCGGCTCCTGGTTCCTGGTTCCGGTCTTTGCCGGTTTCGCGTTCCTGCTGCTGGCCGGTCTATTCGCGTCGTACTCGCGCGGCGGCTGGATCGGCGCGATAGTCGGCGTGGGCGTGCTGGCGCTGGTAGCCGGACGGCGCACGGCTGGCATGGCCGGGCTGGTGGTGATCGTCGGGCTGCTGGTAGGGCTGCTGGGCGCGTTCAGCGCGCTGCCGGTCGCGCTCACCGATCGGCTGCAAACGATCACGAACAACCTGCGGATCTTCGACGCGGGCCAGGTCAGCGTCACGCCCGAAAACTTCGCGATCGTCGAGCGCATGGCGCACTGGCAGGCAGGCTGGCGCATGTATCGAGCCTATCCGCTCTTCGGCGTCGGCGTGGGCAACTACAACGTCGCCTACCCTGACTTCTTCGTCGCGCCCTGGTCGATCTCGCAAGGCCACGCGCACAACTACTACATCCACACGCTGGCCGAGAGCGGGATCTTCGGGCTGCTGAGCTACCTGCTGCTGATCGGCGCGATGACGCGCGAGGCGCTGCGGGCGCGCTGGCGGCTGCCTGGCACCGCCTGGGGAGCCGCCGCGGTCGGCGTTTGTGGTATCATAGCCGCCGTTGCTGGTCATAACGTCTTTGAAAACCTGCATGTGCTCAACATGGGTATCCAACTGAGCGGCGTGTGGGCGCTCGCGATCATCGCGCAGCGGTGGGCGGACGATACAGAGCGCGCGACATAG